The Papaver somniferum cultivar HN1 chromosome 3, ASM357369v1, whole genome shotgun sequence genome includes a region encoding these proteins:
- the LOC113360336 gene encoding uncharacterized protein LOC113360336 gives MARFFGLTNIKFLLLLACLILTYDVAILVEGRTAMGGMSSEEEDLDLEAQLNSLNKPPVKTIQTSWGDLYDCIEFHKQPAFDHPLLKKYKHSMREEMIVSKKSDTMPMSGVDGCPKGTVPIRRTSKEDLIRAKSLSVSSPLSSSNPRPGVEYRAGVTYLKMGEAFNGARGIVSVWNPKVNQDQFSSAEMALKSGPQEQTSAIKFGWTQCCHVSLLLRMVYVAC, from the exons ATGGCTCGCTTCTTTGGTTTAACGAATATCAAGTTTTTACTGCTGTTAGCGTGTTTGATTCTTACTTATGATGTGGCAATACTAGTCGAAGGAAGAACGGCTATGGGTGGCATGTCATCAGAAGAAGAGGATTTGGATTTGGAGGCACAACTCAATAGTCTAAATAAACCTCCCGTCAAAACAATACAA ACTTCTTGGGGTGATTTATACGATTGCATTGAATTCCATAAGCAGCCTGCTTTTGACCATCCATTGCTGAAGAAGTATAAGCACTCG ATGAGGGAGGAGATGATTGTGTCCAAAAAATCAGATACAATGCCGATGAGCGGAGTTGATGGGTGTCCAAAAGGAACTGTCCCAATTCGCAGGACATCTAAGGAAGATCTCATCAGAGCCAAATCTCTAAGTGTTTCATCACCATTATCTTCATCAAATCCTCGGCCGGGTGTTGAATAT AGAGCAGGTGTAACTTATCTGAAAATGGGAGAAGCATTTAATGGCGCCAGAGGAATAGTTAGCGTATGGAATCCCAAAGTAAATCAAGACCAGTTTAGTTCGGCAGAGATGGCACTTAAATCCGGACCACAGGAACAGACCAGTGCAATCAAATTTGGATGGACT CAATGTTGTCATGTTTCTTTGTTGCTTAGAATGGTTTATGTTGCTTGTTAA